One genomic region from Macadamia integrifolia cultivar HAES 741 unplaced genomic scaffold, SCU_Mint_v3 scaffold3177, whole genome shotgun sequence encodes:
- the LOC122067868 gene encoding S-protein homolog 5-like isoform X1: MNCSSIISKHRVKLLILIIWVSEFSSITAVDAKRHVRIINELGEGYVLTIHCKSRDDDLGVHYLPHNEYFDWRFNDNIWGSTLFFCHFQWRDADVYFDIYDATRDRLRCSLCWWSARIDALYSVDYNTGAAEAWLHWHGIR; this comes from the exons ATGAATTGTTCTAGTATTATAAGTAAGCACAGGGTGAAGCTATTAATTCTGATCATATGGGTGAGTGAGTTCTCATCTATTACTGCTGTGGATGCTAAGAGACATGTTCGAATAATAAACGAATTGGGTGAAGGTTATGTACTGACGATCCATTGCAAATCAAGGGATGATGATTTGGGTGTCCATTACCTTCCCCATAATGAGTATTTTGACTGGCGTTTCAATGACAACATTTGGGGAAGTACACTTTTCTTTTGCCACTTTCAATGGAGAGATGCAGATgtgtattttgatatttatgatgCAACAAGAGATCGACTTCGTTGTTCTCTGTGCTGGTGGTCTGCGAGGATTGATGCTCTTTATTCTGTGGACTACAATACTGGTGCAGCTGAAGCTTGGCTTCATTGGCATGG GATCAGGTAA
- the LOC122067868 gene encoding S-protein homolog 5-like isoform X2, whose translation MNCSSIISKHRVKLLILIIWVSEFSSITAVDAKRHVRIINELGEGYVLTIHCKSRDDDLGVHYLPHNEYFDWRFNDNIWGSTLFFCHFQWRDADVYFDIYDATRDRLRCSLCWWSARIDALYSVDYNTGAAEAWLHWHG comes from the exons ATGAATTGTTCTAGTATTATAAGTAAGCACAGGGTGAAGCTATTAATTCTGATCATATGGGTGAGTGAGTTCTCATCTATTACTGCTGTGGATGCTAAGAGACATGTTCGAATAATAAACGAATTGGGTGAAGGTTATGTACTGACGATCCATTGCAAATCAAGGGATGATGATTTGGGTGTCCATTACCTTCCCCATAATGAGTATTTTGACTGGCGTTTCAATGACAACATTTGGGGAAGTACACTTTTCTTTTGCCACTTTCAATGGAGAGATGCAGATgtgtattttgatatttatgatgCAACAAGAGATCGACTTCGTTGTTCTCTGTGCTGGTGGTCTGCGAGGATTGATGCTCTTTATTCTGTGGACTACAATACTGGTGCAGCTGAAGCTTGGCTTCATTGGCATGG GTAA